Proteins from one Triticum aestivum cultivar Chinese Spring chromosome 7A, IWGSC CS RefSeq v2.1, whole genome shotgun sequence genomic window:
- the LOC123154467 gene encoding histone H4-like, whose translation MSGRGKGGKGLGKGGAKRHRKVLRDNIQGITKPAIRRLARRGGVKRISGLIYEETRGVLKIFLENVIRDAVTYTEHARRKTVTAMDVAYALKRQGRTLYGFGG comes from the coding sequence ATGTCCGGGCGCGGCAAGGGCGGCAAGGGGCTGGGCAAGGGCGGCGCCAAGCGCCACCGGAAGGTCCTCCGCGACAACATCCagggcatcaccaagccggcgatcCGGAGGCTGGCGAGGAGGGGCGGCGTGAAGCGCATCTCCggcctcatctacgaggagacccgcggcgtcctcaagatcttcctcgagaacgTCATCCGCGACGCCGTCACCTACACCGAGCACGCCCGCCGCAAGACCGTCACTGCCATGGACGTCGCCTACGCGCTCAAGCGCCAGGGCCGCACCCTCTACGGCTTCGGAGGCTAG